A window of the Hevea brasiliensis isolate MT/VB/25A 57/8 chromosome 6, ASM3005281v1, whole genome shotgun sequence genome harbors these coding sequences:
- the LOC110665351 gene encoding E3 ubiquitin-protein ligase RHF2A codes for MEGVEETVKSEAHLTSAAAFVEGGIQEACDDACSICLEAFCDSDPSTVTSCKHEFHLQCILEWCQRSSQCPMCWQPISLKDPTSQELLEAVERERSLRFNPSRNATIFHHPTLGDFELEHLPVGANDAELEERIIQHLAAAAAMGRRHIARREGQRNRSSAQGRPQFLVFSSHPNAPAGQISSSPAQREGEPVATISIPTLSSLPANVQEESLQPITPQSSDVQAEPASASSSGSSILASSERENLLNNRRSPNQSSPNSQDRAGPSESQSFSDSMKSKLNAVSMRYKESISKSTRGWRERFFSRSNTMADIGSEVRREVNAGIATVSRMMERLETRENNRTSISSVSNSEEDSSVTESNNQQISETGGGDPMSNTNANMQAPCAASSGSD; via the exons ATGGAG GGAGTGGAAGAGACTGTGAAGTCAGAGGCACACTTGACATCAGCTGCAGCTTTTGTGGAAGGTGGAATCCAGGAGGCCTGTGATGATGCATGCAGCATATGCCTTGAAGCCTTCTGTGACAGTGATCCTTCAACT GTAACAAGTTGCAAGCATGAGTTCCATCTTCAATGCATTCTTGAATG GTGTCAAAGAAGCTCCCAATGCCCTATGTGCTGGCAACCTATCAGCCTGAAGGATCCTACAAG TCAAGAATTGCTTGAGGCTGTGGAGCGTGAGAGGAGTCTTAGGTTTAATCCATCTAGAAATGCGACTATATTTCATCATCCAACTCTGGGCGATTTTGAATTAGAGCAC TTGCCAGTGGGTGCAAATGATGCTGAACTTGAAGAGCGTATAATCCAGCACTTAGCTGCTGCTGCTGCAATGGGACGGCGTCACATTGCTAGACGGGAAGGTCAGAGGAACAGATCATCAGCTCAAGGTCGTCCACAGTTTTTAGTATTCTCAAGTCATCCTAATGCACCAGCTGGACAAATTTCTTCCTCTCCAGCTCAGAGAGAAGGTGAACCTGTTGCTACAATCTCAATACCCACTCTATCATCCCTTCCTGCGAATGTTCAGGAAGAATCTTTACAGCCAATTACACCGCAATCATCTGATGTCCAAGCTGAGCCCGCATCTGCTTCTTCTTCTGGATCTAGTATTCTTGCTTCCAGTGAACGGGAAAATTTATTGAACAATAG GAGGTCTCCTAATCAGTCTTCCCCAAATAGCCAAGACAGAGCAGGACCATCGGAATCACAATCTTTTTCGGATTCTATGAAGTCTAAGTTAAATGCTGTTTCAATGAG ATACAAAGAATCAATTTCAAAGAGTACTAGGGGATGGAGAGAGAGGTTTTTTTCTCGTAGCAATACTATGGCAGATATTGGTTCTGAGGTTAGAAGAGAGGTTAATGCTGGAATTGCAACAGTATCGCGAATGATGGAGCGACTAGAAACCAGAGAAAACAATAGAACCAGTATTTCTTCTGTTTCAAACAGTGAGGAAGATAGCTCAGTAACAGAATCAAACAACCAACAAATATCAGAGACTGGTGGTGGAGATCCTATGAGTAATACAAATGCCAATATGCAAGCTCCGTGTGCTGCAAGTTCTGGTTCAGATTAA